In Esox lucius isolate fEsoLuc1 chromosome 22, fEsoLuc1.pri, whole genome shotgun sequence, the genomic window AGCCAGTATACAAGGCTACACTGTAATTTGAGCTGCCAACTTGTTGTCCTCTTTCAATATTAGGATCGATGCCGGATcatgatgtttttttgtattaaactTTGCCTTAAACCACATACTTCCCaagtgatggcaatttcatctctgctcttggACTTCTGCACGACATTCCAGCTGAACTGGCCAAAACACTGGAGTGATCTTCACACTCCCAGAAACATGGTATTTTTACAGTTTGTGGCATGTTAAAGTTTACTATCATGTGTTGAGAttctaatatattttgttcatttattgAAGCCCCCCCTGTTGTGAGCATATTaggcatactgtatatttaagtgCTCAGAGACTGGTTCAATCCAATGCCCTTTCCCCcccatgtattattacattAGCATTGACCGATTGTTTAAAACGTTTCATTTtttagaataaaaataatatccATAATTCTTTGGATTAATAAACAGCTTTCCAGTTagcattttttcatttcaaaacatattAAGGTGCTCTCATAACAATACTCACGTTAGTTAAATAATCAAAAATCGAGAGAGCTATTCTATCCACTTCAGATTATTGTTCAATTTGTCACAGATTGTCACACACACCGTCATAGTTTGGGATGCTCAACGCCACCTCTGCTTGAGTGGTGGAGCAGCAAGCGGTCGGGAGGCTGAGCGCTGCCTTCCATTGCTAAAGATGTGAAAATGGCGGAGTTACAAATGCTTTTGGAAGAGGAGATTCCAGCTGGACGTAGTGCATTATTAGATAGTTTCACCAATTTGGAAAGAGTTGCCGAGTATTGCGAAAGCAACTATGTTCAGGTAATTGTcattttataacattttcaattaagtATTTTACCTCGCCACTGACGGTGGACTAAGTGATGGTTTCGAGTTATGCTGATGAGTTACAGCTCATCGACTGCAAGGCAAGGGTGCTCCTGCTAGCCCTTACAAGCTATATGCTACCGAGCTAGTTAGCGGCTTCATTCTGACCGTAACTAGCTAACTTCTAATGTGAAAACAACGGTTTCTTTTCTAGAACAGTCAtacatatataatgtatttaacatttaaatgtcattttaaCTAGCTTTCATGATGTCATTACTTAATTCGCTGCTTCCATTTAAAATTATGCCAGTTTGATAGTTAGTTAACGTTAGCTGACAATGTTAACTAAGCGAACTAGCTATTTAAGCTATCACGAATTACCTTGCGAGATCAAGCTGGCTGGTTTCATGATTGACTGTATCGTGATGTGTACATTTCAGTTATGTAAGAAGaataagtaattcatttgatATGTCTAAAAATAATTCTCAAACCAAAAATTAACAGAATAAGCAACAAACAAACGAGGTGTTATTATTAACGGGTTAGCTAGCGTAGCTAATTCTAGTTAGCTTCGGTTTTTGGCTAACGTTGTTAGCTGCACTGTTAGAGCAGCCATTGCTGTCATTCTCCACTGATAGCTAGCCTATCTAGGGCTTTGGTCGGAATTTTCATGTCATCATTAACCATAGCTAGATGTCAACATGGTAGGGAAGAATATGGCTATATCCATGTACCTGTAATTAAAGTGTTCCTTCCAACGCAGCCAGAACTAGCAAATGTTACAGTCTGGTTTTCtacaaaaacaattaacagCTGCCCACAGATTAATGACATCCTCTGTCAACAATGCACAAGCTAGGACCACTGGAATGGGGGAAATGCTTGCCTTACAGACTTACTATAATCTGTATAGTAATATATAGCTGGGCTAAATTCATTGTCATGTCATTGGAGTCCGTTGTTTGAGGTGTAAAGAtgtttgaaattcaacactactgttgtttgctccttggggtttaaggccgggtgttttgtaaaagcactttgtgacatctgctgatgtaaaaagggcttttataaatacatttgattgattgattgacaatgCCAAACGTGTTTGGCTGGTTATCATTCTTATTGCTTTCCTGGCTTAGTTTTTTCTTAGCTGGGTAAACTTAACTTCCTGATGTAAGACTATATGACAGGGATCTTATACTATAGCTAGGATATTCTCTCCATTAGGCTGGTCTGGTTTAACACCCCAGCCACTGTAATCTCCATGTCTgcattgcttgctctttgtggGTTTTAGGCAAGGGTATCTGTGTAGCGCTTCATGACAgttgctgatgtaaaaacagTTGGATTAAAATCTGTTTGGTCTTACCAACTAATATATTGTACTCAGGCCGTGTTGTCAATAGTCCTTCATGGTCATAGCTCTAAATGCACTACTGTGCTGTTGTGTTTGGCAAATAATGACCGCCATTAAAGATGGATGTTGTCACAAATCAGTCTATGACATCTCTTGAATTCTTCCGCCCTGCTATGATCATGGTTCCTGTTATGCTGTGCGCACCTACAAACACACcctcaatgtatttatttaggcTAATCTGAGATGGCATCAATAAAATAGTCATCTGCGCATCCCTGTAGGCCTAGTCTATGATTTTGGGTCATTGCTCATTTGGGGTGATAGAATTGAAGTCAGTTTGGTCTGCATTAGTGGGTCTGTTTGTACGTAGTTCTTCTGTTCTGGAGTTTGAGTCATTGGTATAACCTGTTCTACAGTGAGAGAATTTCGGGTTGGTTATAAATCAGAATGGTGATTTTTGTCTTTAGAAGGCTACAGGTGTGGGAGGTGGTGGACTCCTGTCATCACCAGTGCAAAACTGCACCTTTTGATTATTTCAGTATAACCGGTTCGTCTTCATTTCTGAGTATGGATGTCACCCAAAGTGGTGCTCTTGACTCACAAGTCATGTGGGTGTATTTGACTGGTGACTGAGCTCGCCCAGTTTGCATTCAAAATGAATGGTTATGATGACTAATCAACTGCCTGTTGTATTGGGGCCAGGGAAGAAGAGTAGATGGTTACCTTTTAGGTAATGTAATGTATCAGCAAATGCCCGACAATGGAAGAAGGCAGGGTCCAATAGGAAGGAAAAGTTAATGTCCAGGAAACTGTTTCTCTCTGCAAACAGTTTGCCTTGCGTAGCATCCTTCAACACCTGCAACTTCGTATTCACTACATCATAGCAATGCTTTCCTTTTAAAGCTGCTGTCTTCTGTTGCTTTGTTATTGCTTCTCTGTTAGGAATGTCAGTCTGTTTATCTTCGATCTGACCGGCTATCGCCAACGATACATTTTATGGCTGGCCCTGACGATAACTAAGATAATGTAAAAACCAAGAgttttaatataaaatgaaCTAAATGCACAGATTGTCTGTTGCTTTAAAATTAAACTGGAGTCAGATAGAAAAACCCGAACCTTCCCTGATTCTGCCGTTACGGTCCTGAATGTCCTCACATATGGCCTGTGATTAGCGTCACTAATGCTATAAATGACAAAGTATTTTAATGCGTTCAAGACAGTCATTTTATGGTAAATGTCACTGATGTTGAGCTGCTAATATtataaacattgaaaaaataCCATGGCACTTCTCTGGAGTCCAGAACTATCAGAAAAATCCAGCCTGTTTGTGTGCAACAGAGGTCTAAGGAGCAGATGGAAAGATCAGCACTCTGCCACTTCAAAGGGAGCTGCCCAGAGGGCTGCTTTCTCCACCAATATTGTTAGAGATTGCTCAGAATCTGTAACGTCTTTATTACTAGACCCCTTGATGTTAAAGTTCATGCAATTCATAGCCGGAATGGAAAGGTTCCAGGAAATCGATTGGCCTATAAGTTCGCCGGCAGAGTAGTAGATTGCTTAACTTTTTTTGTGTCTATGATGCGGAGCCctaatcttgtttttttttatcaggccAAACCAGagggaaccccccccccccccccccccccattcgtTTTATTGGTTAATTGTCACCAGTATGGATATGCACATCTGAGTTTGACAATCAGTGCTGGTTCCAGTAGACAAAAGGAACTCTGCACTAATTTACTTTGAACTAGCAACTTTTCCAATGCTTGCCCCATCCACTGTCACcaacctccatctctctctctgtctcagtcaccAGACAAGCACAGAGCCTTGGAGGAGACGAAGAACTACACCACCCAGTCTCTGGCCAGCGTAGCCTACCTGATCAACACCTTGGCTAACAATGTCCTTCAGATGCTGGACATCCAGGCCTCCCAGCTCCGCCGCATGGAGTCCTCCATCAACCACATCTCACAGGTACGGCCGGGACTCGCAAAGTACGCAAACACACgcccacacaaacatacatacacacacacccacacgccgTGCCCGAAGCAGGCCGACTGTAATTCCTCCCCCTTTGTGCGTCCTCAGACAGTGGACATCCATAAAGAAAAAGTGGCAAGGCGGGAGATTGGCATCCTGACCACCAATAAGAACACTTCCCGCACGCACAAGATCATCGCTCCGGCCAATCCCGAGAGGCCGGTGCGCTACATCCGGAAGCCCATTGACTACAGTCTGCTGGACGACATGGGTCACGGGGTGAAGGTGAGGGCCGCTGGCTTACCAACCAACGTCCGGTTACCTTgctgcacattttgtttttggattGCTGTGCCGCCCATTTTATTTCGAAATGCTTATGAGCCTATTGGAAGTGGTTTGGTCTGAAGGCAGGGCTGTGTCTTATATAGTCAGTCGCATCAGGACtgcgtgtttttttttgtttgcctgGCATTTCTCGGACTGTCGGCCTGCAACGTTTCTGCTTCGCGTGTTTCTGCATGAGCGTTTTCTTCGCGTTTTCTCCTTGTCGGTCACTAATCCTCTCTcctgtttccttctctctcttttttgcCTCGCTTATTTACCGTTAAAATGACCGTAGTGGTTGCTGAGGTTTAAGGTAAGAATGTCTACAGGAATGTCCGACATTGAATGCAGTTGGTCTGGCCAGGTTTCTGTGAGGCAGCTTGTTGACTGATATTCTCCTGAGGTTGTGGTTGTCGTTCTGTAACCCGTCTCCCTGTCTCGTAGGCCAGCGCTCAGAACATGAAGGTGGGTACTGGAGGCCTGGCCCGGACCAACCCACCCACACAGAAGCCGCCCAGCCCACCCATGTCAGGGAAGGGAACCATTGGGTATGTCGACGTGGCGAGTCCCCCCAGCCCCTGTcggctggagtgtgtgtgtgtgtgtgtgtgtgtgtgtgtgcgcgcgcgtcttTGAGGAAACCACAGTCCTCTGCTACCCCCATACCCACTGCTCCGGCAACATACGTAACTGATTTCATTTAGCTACACGGTTCATTCTTACTCATTTCAAATGGGGGAAAACCAGGCCTTAACAGTCTCTTCCATAACAACAACCAGACTGGGAGCGAATGACCCATCTAGAAATCTCTCCGCCATTTCAGTCCTACGATTAATTTCAGTTTGTGACAAAGCAAGATGTATTTTCAACAGCTTTGAGTTGCTGGACGCCAGTTAAACATTGTAACGAGTGGTTCCCGCTAGATTCTGcagccacagtgtctccacTGCGTTGCAGAGAATTGGGATACAGGGATGTATGGAAAACCAGATCAATTCCGAAATCACTGACATTCCAGTTGGGGGTTTCATTTGATATTGTGCCCTTCTACTGTCAGGTATGTTCTGTGTAAGAACTTTCCTCTGTGGCACTTTATATAGTGTTTGATAATAGATAAGAAGGTACACATCTTATTtcctcactgtgtgtttgtgtggccaTTCCAGGGAGGAGGTGTCTTTGAAATGATCCCTCTGACAGCAATTACTTTTGGGCCAATGTTGACGTTGCTCTGTGTCGTGTCCATGTCTGTCTGAAGACCTGTCCATAACAGTCATAACATTGTGTTGTATGTCTCCCCTGAAGTACTGGTTGTTTTTGTGTCCTTCAatcatgcccccccccaccccctcctgaAAGAGAGTTGTTGGTTGCCCATGACCGACTGCCCTAGTCCCGTCCCTGGTGTAGGGGAggcatctctttctctgtggtCTTTTGGTTTTTTACGCCTCTTTCTGTGTGGTGTgacttctccccctccctcaacCCAATTCTAGGCTGTTCATGTTCTCCATGCCAACAACGCTCAGAGTGCCGTCCCAAAACAACAGCAGACTATCTCCACAGCTGGCTGTCCGTATTCACCGAGGCACATCAGTAGACTTCACTTTCTCCTCTGTCGCTGATGGACTCTGAGAACGAAAGCAGCAGCTGGGGACGACACTGATTTAACGCCTTTTTCCCACCTTCACCTCATATTGAGATCGCACTGCttctcttttcatttttttatttattttggttcctatttttgtcctctttctctctccccccctaccccccccccccccctcctttcaACACTGGACGTTAAACTCCTCTCAAACCCCTCCCCTCGCAGGCGCCACTCCCCCTATAGGACGCTTGAGCCGGTGCGTCCTCCCGTTGTCCCTAACGACTACGTCTCGAGCCCGACGCGTCATGGCAACATGGCGCCCCCACTACAGAGCCCTGCACACACTGCGTCTGTTAATCAGAGGACCCGCACGTACAggtaccccccccacccccccgcatGTTCCCAGCACACGGCTAGCTAAAAACACGCGAAGAACACGCTCCAGGTGTGTTTCAGTTAACATCCATGTAATGCGGACATGTGTTGCAGCAGCTTGTAGAAACTGCCAGCAAACCGTCCGACAGGATTTGTGAAAACACCGATCTAGTGTAAAAACTGGTTTGGGAAGGCCGTAGTACATGAGGCCCCAGGAAAGTCAAAGGTGTAAGACAGGTTGCTCCTCAAAGGGTACCCTTGTTCACAAGGAATGTATCATTACCTGCTTTGTAGCAGCGGAGGGAATTTGCCTCAGATGAGAGCAGGTGGTTGTGGGTTTGACTGAGGCTCCTGCCTGCCAGTGACTGGGGCCATATGTAGGACTGCCATCTGCGGCTACCAGAGAATTGAATCCTTAACTcagtcagcccccccccccccccccccccccaccccgctcACTTTCCTTCTAATCGCACTCTTAGTTACCTCTGAAATTGAAACTAACGTTTAAATCGACTGTTCTTGTAGCACTACCTATCTCTCTATGCGTTGGTCCTTTCATCCCTCTGCATCTGTCCTTCCAGTCTCTCATGCGATCCCTGTCTCAAGTGTCCCCTGGTGTTTATCCTCGTCTTGATTTATCTTGGACGCCCCCAGCTTTGTTCACGCCTCTGTCTTTGTCACGTCACTTATCAGCCCACTGCTTAACATCACATTTAATTTGGGATGTTTTGTTCTTGCCTTCATGTTATCACTGGACATGTCACCTCAGAGCAGGGCTGTTCATATGAAAccgtgggtgggtggatgtgtgggtgggtggatgtgtgggtgtgtgtgtgtgtgtgtgtgtgggggggtggggccAGGATGTGAAGCCAGGCGAGACCCTGGTTTGGTTGATCGCAATAAATCCATCTAATATCAACGGGTCTCTAAAGGCCGGTTccagacacagattaaacctCGTTGAGGACAGAACGGACACACGAGAACAGATCCCTTGTTGGTCCAGGactagtgtgtgtctgggggcCCTGGCCCAGTGAGTAGCGtgacatgacccccccccccccccggggctAACTGCTAGGCGTGGTTGTGGTCCTCAGCAGTGGAAGCAGTGGAGGCAGTCATCCCAGCAGCAGTCGGAGCAGCAGCAGGGAGAATAGCGGCAGCGGCTCAGTGGGCGTGCCTATCGCCGTGCCGACGCCAGCTCCACCCACAACGGCCTTCCCAGGTAAGCCCCCCAACCAATTCTGCGCCCCATCTGGTACTGGTCTGAAGAGCGATGCTGGCACTGCATTAAACTCTCTCCTTTCCCTTTGGTGGTATCTGAGCACCTGTCTCTCCTGTGTCCCGGTACTGTCTCCCGTATCTCTCTCAcgtgtctctctccctcgctctcctgtgtctctctccctccctccctccctccctccctccgtctgcTCTTTGTATTTTTATCTGTGTGTTTCCTGCTGCTCACCTCCACTGCCCGCTGATGGTGCAGGTACCGCCTCCACTAACCCCACCAAGACACCTCCCGCGGCTATCACCACTACTCCCGCTCCTCCTGAGCGTCTCCCTGGCCTCGGTCCAGCCAccaaccccacccccaacccccccaccgaGGGCCCgcctgccccccctcccccaccccagcTCCCCGTCGCCGTCACAACCGCTTTCAGCACTCCCGCACAAGGTGAGTCCCCGACCCTCGCCCCCATCGTCACCTCCATCCTCCCCAGTCCATTGCCACCCGCCGTGTTGCTAGGCCCCATGTATTTGTGTAGCGGCAGGCTTGTCAGCCCGGTgccgccaccccccccccaccaccaccatcatcaaccTGCCACTCAatccttccctccttccttctTGGTGTCAGGTCTTTCCCCGTCACCTTTTGGTTAACTGCTCTCCGCCTGGCATGACGTCCGTACACCTGCCGCATGACCCAGATTGGTCTCGTGTTCTGACCGAGACAGGGACGTGATTGATTAGTGCAGTGTTGTCATACACCCAACGCTCTCTGGGGCCCTCTTCTGTCCGTTCTCCAGGGGCCCCTCAGTTCTTCAGCATGAACCGACCAATCCAACCACAGAACCCTCCCGCGGTGGGTGGGTCTCTGCCTTACCGCCGGCCTGCGTCAGTGATGGGCCAACCCAATCCCGCCTTGCCTCAGAACCAAACCCAGGTCAACGGTGGCCCCAACTTCAACCAGGTCCCAGGTATTGCCTTCAGTTCCCAGAACACCCTAGATTGAAGTCCTACCAAATGAACTTTGGTACTCTGGTTTGTGGAGAGGCGGTACAAGCTGACAAGGGCCTTTGTAGTCCTCGTTGAGGCGAGTTGTATATGTTCCCAGGAGCCTGTTCTCACACTGAGTACTGTAATGTAAACTTCACTTGATTTCTGTGGACAGGGGAAGCTGTGGGAGGGCGTGAAACTTCTAGATGTTTCTTCAGCTGTCTGCCTCTGATTTAGCCCCTGGGTCACTGATGTTGCCATTTCTGTCATGTTCTAATTCTGCCatcttccttttcttcttcaTCTCCATTCATTTCCTGTTTACAATCTTACTCCTGAACTCCTCTTCTCCGTCCCATGTCGGGGTTCTCCTCCACTCTGGCCCTGTGGTGTGTGACTTGTCAGGCCCGCTTGTGGGCCCCCCTCCCCCGTCCATGCAGATCACTCCTCAGCTCCCCCTGATGGGCTTTGTGGCTCGGGTGCAGGAGACTAGTAAGTGGCTTTCAGCAGCTCTGCCCTGTTGTCTTTTTCAATGGCTCCTTCCGCCACTTATGGACGTGTGCATGTGACCTTGTGTTCGTTAGAATTTGCATGCTTCTTCGCTCGTGACGTGGGTAAGTGCTTCTGGTCAATACTGACCAATTTTCCGAGCAAAACTGTCCATCAACTTCGATTTGCCTTTCAGATAAACCTCTTGTCATCTGGGCACAGTAAAATTCTCTCCTTCCCAGAATTCTGTGTCCCTTCTAGACGCTCAGCATGGGTTCCTAAACAGCCCACCCCCCCCGACCCACATTACATGCATGGAAATGCCAAAGtgtcagtcaaccagccagtAGAACTTACATACTGTTGGTTTATAACTGCGTGTCCCCCCGCTTCCAGTCTCAGATGTGCCCCCTCCGCCGCCCCCCATGGAAGAGGCTGTGTTTGAGGAGCCtaccccaccccctccacctccagAAGACtatgaagatgaggaggaggaggaagaggaagaagagtcgGCCGTGGTGGAGTACAGCGATCCCTATGCAGAGGAGGACCCACCGTGGGCCCCACGTACCTACATGGAGAAAGGTAGAGGGACTCTTCTGAGCTAACTATTTGAGAAAGGTAGAGGGACTCTTCTGAGCTAACTCCTGGAGAAAGGTAGAGGGTCTCTTCTGGGCTAACTCTTTGAGAAAGGTAGAGGGTCTCTTCTGGGCTAACTCTTTGAGAAAGGTAGAGGGTCTCTTCTGTGCTAACTTCTGAAGAAAAATAGAGGGACTCTTCTGAACTAACTCTTGGAGAACGGTAGAGGGTCTCTTCTGGGCTAACTCTTTGAGAAAGGTAGAGGGACTCTTCTGAGCTAACTCCTGGAGAAAGGCAGAGGGACTCTTCTGAGCTAACTCCTGGAGAAAGGCAGAGGGACTCTTCTGAGCTAACTCCTGGAGAAAGGTAGAGGGACTCTTCTGAGCTAACTCCTGGAGAAAGGTAGAGGGTCTCTTCTGGGCTAACTCTTGGAGAACGGTAGAGGGTCTCTTCTGGGCTAACTCTTTGAGAAAGGTAGAGGGTCTCTTCTGAGCTAACTCCTGGAGAGTGGTAGAGGGACAGTTCTGAGCTAACTCCTGGAGAGTGGTAGAGGGACTTGCGTTATCTAAGCTAACTCGTGCCCTATCCACTTCCTGTTTTCTCCATTTCCAGTGTTCGGTTTCATTAATTccatcagtctgtctctgtcatggGCTCTCTCACACGGTCACGTTTTCTTCCCCCTCACCCTGCCCTAACGCCCGGCTCCCTTTGGCTGGCGGTCAGTGGTGGCAATCTACGACTACGCGGCGGACAAGGAGGACGAGCTGTCCTTCTACGAGGGCGCCATCATCTACGTCATCAAGAAGAACGACGACGGCTGGTACGAGGGCGTGATGAGCGGCACGACCGGCCTCTTCCCCGGGAACTACGTGGAGTCCATCATGCACTACGCAGACTGAcggaggaggatggaggaggacgGAGGTACCGGGAGGTCAAAGACTTTGTCAGACAGAGCATGATCACATTGTGGAGGTCACAGAAGAATAGAGGACGAGCGTTCAAGCGAAGTACAATGCAAGGATCCTCAGCCACTCCTATCAGATGaagtacattttacaatggTCACTTACAGGTATTCCCTGTGTTTTTGAACGGCGTGAGGCTGtatgatgtttttcttttgtgtatttattattaGGGCTTGATTTTGTCTTTACTATTAATAAGAGAGGCCACGATGATTGTTGTgcttaatttctttatttttgtaattatttgcccatattttaaatcattttatttatttggaccTTGTATAATATAGGAAGGGATGGAATGCCGGGCCGGGCTGCAGATTGAGGATAGGTGGATATCTATACTCTCAGCCAAAGAGGTTAGATGAGATGAGAATGCTATAAACAAtagtctctccatctgtctcggCCCTGACGCACTCGGAGGTCCTTCTAGACCCGCAGATTTCTTCATTTAAAACCGGAAGGAGCTCTTATTGGTTAGTGCAATGTAGAGAGGTGCTGCTGCGCTTGAACTTTCTGCTGTGTCACATTTGGTGACAGTGGAGTGACGAGTGCCAAGCCTTACAGTCACTGACAGGAGAAgcacatacagtatgtctgcATCTGACAAAATAGACTACAAAAAGCTCAGTCTTAGTGGTAAGACTGAGGTAAATAGTCCTtacaacagatttttttttcttctttttttttgctcacATGAAAGACGATTTTGGAactgttttacagatttttggTTCTGTCCCCAGGCTGGTTGGGGTATCTTAGATCATGCTTGTTCACAACTTCACTTGCCCCCTTTTATTGGTGCTAAGTTCGCTAGCATTTAGTTGGTTCtacagtttaattttaaattaagTGGTCTATGGCCAAACTGTAGATTGCCCACTCGCACAAAAGTTGAAGAAATACTTGGACGATGTCTGTTTGGCCCTAAAGAACAGGGGACAGGAAACTTGCACAATTGCTGAGATTCTTAAGTCTTTAGTTACTGACCCTCCTCTTTACCCTGTTACCAAGACAATGAAAACCCATGTCTCTGCAGAGAATGAGAAATTGACCTGTGGTCTTGGCAGAAAAAGAAGACCATGTCTGCGCTGCAGACAGATATATATACTCTGGTCAATCAACTGCAGTGTTAATTTGTGTTAAGTAGATCAATATGCTGAAtgctttattattttctttcaaaggGTCCAACTTTCGCTAGCTGAGTCAGactgcatgtaaaaaaaaaaaactatttttcttttttctgctatattattaattattcctgTCTTAATATTTTAGATATGGTGTGGTTATTGGTTTGGTTTTGAATATTCACCCATATTAACATTGTTGACAGGTGGGGTTTCAAGATAGGACGAGGTAAAGGGAAGATTGTGCCATAttgaagtgcgtgtgtgtgtgtgcgtgtaggtGTTTTAAAAGgtatttcttccatttgcaataAAAATGGCTGGAGTGGGAACAGGTTCAGAAAATTTGCATATTGGAGGTGTTCGGG contains:
- the abi2b gene encoding abl interactor 2b isoform X1; its protein translation is MAELQMLLEEEIPAGRSALLDSFTNLERVAEYCESNYVQSPDKHRALEETKNYTTQSLASVAYLINTLANNVLQMLDIQASQLRRMESSINHISQTVDIHKEKVARREIGILTTNKNTSRTHKIIAPANPERPVRYIRKPIDYSLLDDMGHGVKWLLRFKASAQNMKVGTGGLARTNPPTQKPPSPPMSGKGTIGRHSPYRTLEPVRPPVVPNDYVSSPTRHGNMAPPLQSPAHTASVNQRTRTYSSGSSGGSHPSSSRSSSRENSGSGSVGVPIAVPTPAPPTTAFPGTASTNPTKTPPAAITTTPAPPERLPGLGPATNPTPNPPTEGPPAPPPPPQLPVAVTTAFSTPAQGAPQFFSMNRPIQPQNPPAVGGSLPYRRPASVMGQPNPALPQNQTQVNGGPNFNQVPGPLVGPPPPSMQITPQLPLMGFVARVQETISDVPPPPPPMEEAVFEEPTPPPPPPEDYEDEEEEEEEEESAVVEYSDPYAEEDPPWAPRTYMEKVVAIYDYAADKEDELSFYEGAIIYVIKKNDDGWYEGVMSGTTGLFPGNYVESIMHYAD
- the abi2b gene encoding abl interactor 2b isoform X5, producing the protein MAELQMLLEEEIPAGRSALLDSFTNLERVAEYCESNYVQSPDKHRALEETKNYTTQSLASVAYLINTLANNVLQMLDIQASQLRRMESSINHISQTVDIHKEKVARREIGILTTNKNTSRTHKIIAPANPERPVRYIRKPIDYSLLDDMGHGVKWLLRFKASAQNMKVGTGGLARTNPPTQKPPSPPMSGKGTIGRHSPYRTLEPVRPPVVPNDYVSSPTRHGNMAPPLQSPAHTASVNQRTRTYSSGSSGGSHPSSSRSSSRENSGSGSVGVPIAVPTPAPPTTAFPGTASTNPTKTPPAAITTTPAPPERLPGLGPATNPTPNPPTEGPPAPPPPPQLPVAVTTAFSTPAQGAPQFFSMNRPIQPQNPPAVGGSLPYRRPASVMGQPNPALPQNQTQVNGGPNFNQVPVSDVPPPPPPMEEAVFEEPTPPPPPPEDYEDEEEEEEEEESAVVEYSDPYAEEDPPWAPRTYMEKVVAIYDYAADKEDELSFYEGAIIYVIKKNDDGWYEGVMSGTTGLFPGNYVESIMHYAD
- the abi2b gene encoding abl interactor 2b isoform X13; the protein is MAELQMLLEEEIPAGRSALLDSFTNLERVAEYCESNYVQSPDKHRALEETKNYTTQSLASVAYLINTLANNVLQMLDIQASQLRRMESSINHISQTVDIHKEKVARREIGILTTNKNTSRTHKIIAPANPERPVRYIRKPIDYSLLDDMGHGVKASAQNMKVGTGGLARTNPPTQKPPSPPMSGKGTIGRHSPYRTLEPVRPPVVPNDYVSSPTRHGNMAPPLQSPAHTASVNQRTRTYSSGSSGGSHPSSSRSSSRENSGSGSVGVPIAVPTPAPPTTAFPGAPQFFSMNRPIQPQNPPAVGGSLPYRRPASVMGQPNPALPQNQTQVNGGPNFNQVPVSDVPPPPPPMEEAVFEEPTPPPPPPEDYEDEEEEEEEEESAVVEYSDPYAEEDPPWAPRTYMEKVVAIYDYAADKEDELSFYEGAIIYVIKKNDDGWYEGVMSGTTGLFPGNYVESIMHYAD
- the abi2b gene encoding abl interactor 2b isoform X11, coding for MAELQMLLEEEIPAGRSALLDSFTNLERVAEYCESNYVQSPDKHRALEETKNYTTQSLASVAYLINTLANNVLQMLDIQASQLRRMESSINHISQTVDIHKEKVARREIGILTTNKNTSRTHKIIAPANPERPVRYIRKPIDYSLLDDMGHGVKASAQNMKVGTGGLARTNPPTQKPPSPPMSGKGTIGRHSPYRTLEPVRPPVVPNDYVSSPTRHGNMAPPLQSPAHTASVNQRTRTYSGSSGGSHPSSSRSSSRENSGSGSVGVPIAVPTPAPPTTAFPGAPQFFSMNRPIQPQNPPAVGGSLPYRRPASVMGQPNPALPQNQTQVNGGPNFNQVPGPLVGPPPPSMQITPQLPLMGFVARVQETISDVPPPPPPMEEAVFEEPTPPPPPPEDYEDEEEEEEEEESAVVEYSDPYAEEDPPWAPRTYMEKVVAIYDYAADKEDELSFYEGAIIYVIKKNDDGWYEGVMSGTTGLFPGNYVESIMHYAD
- the abi2b gene encoding abl interactor 2b isoform X9, with amino-acid sequence MAELQMLLEEEIPAGRSALLDSFTNLERVAEYCESNYVQSPDKHRALEETKNYTTQSLASVAYLINTLANNVLQMLDIQASQLRRMESSINHISQTVDIHKEKVARREIGILTTNKNTSRTHKIIAPANPERPVRYIRKPIDYSLLDDMGHGVKWLLRFKASAQNMKVGTGGLARTNPPTQKPPSPPMSGKGTIGRHSPYRTLEPVRPPVVPNDYVSSPTRHGNMAPPLQSPAHTASVNQRTRTYSSGSSGGSHPSSSRSSSRENSGSGSVGVPIAVPTPAPPTTAFPGAPQFFSMNRPIQPQNPPAVGGSLPYRRPASVMGQPNPALPQNQTQVNGGPNFNQVPGPLVGPPPPSMQITPQLPLMGFVARVQETISDVPPPPPPMEEAVFEEPTPPPPPPEDYEDEEEEEEEEESAVVEYSDPYAEEDPPWAPRTYMEKVVAIYDYAADKEDELSFYEGAIIYVIKKNDDGWYEGVMSGTTGLFPGNYVESIMHYAD
- the abi2b gene encoding abl interactor 2b isoform X14; this encodes MAELQMLLEEEIPAGRSALLDSFTNLERVAEYCESNYVQSPDKHRALEETKNYTTQSLASVAYLINTLANNVLQMLDIQASQLRRMESSINHISQTVDIHKEKVARREIGILTTNKNTSRTHKIIAPANPERPVRYIRKPIDYSLLDDMGHGVKASAQNMKVGTGGLARTNPPTQKPPSPPMSGKGTIGRHSPYRTLEPVRPPVVPNDYVSSPTRHGNMAPPLQSPAHTASVNQRTRTYSGSSGGSHPSSSRSSSRENSGSGSVGVPIAVPTPAPPTTAFPGAPQFFSMNRPIQPQNPPAVGGSLPYRRPASVMGQPNPALPQNQTQVNGGPNFNQVPVSDVPPPPPPMEEAVFEEPTPPPPPPEDYEDEEEEEEEEESAVVEYSDPYAEEDPPWAPRTYMEKVVAIYDYAADKEDELSFYEGAIIYVIKKNDDGWYEGVMSGTTGLFPGNYVESIMHYAD